The following are encoded together in the Methylomonas methanica MC09 genome:
- a CDS encoding flagellar hook-length control protein FliK yields the protein MNIQAANLLSMLTGSEGLGNIQQGLLGGTGDNGGFASALMEQLGLLQSGASPDMSAIQSLMDDAGVKGDLQNFAAFFGKNLPVASKSAGDIDLEDTLKTLAEVLQQLQQLEADPNSVGSPAIATTEQTIPPTDLQQEALDQEALANNPPPMPISVPAEVSDDAEPVAGDADIAGMLADVKKPAPLSVQDTKTQNATDAVAGKPDELGVEFDRSISAMMSKQGESGQSQQEKPALDLKTDPKLGQLENAPDNQEVKASPTAVAGDIARMNATVRSESTAPLPSNQPAMQKPFGDSAWNQELGDKLIWMHKQDMPSVQLRLNPEHLGPIVVKIDVNHDQATVAFTAQHMAVKDAIEAAIPKLREMLGGQQLNLVDVNVSQQQADQRQSSREFFQMAGGQNQRGGADGDLLTNGVVNESQDIVDEIEAGRAIATNGLLSLFA from the coding sequence ATGAATATTCAAGCTGCGAATCTATTGTCCATGTTGACCGGTTCGGAAGGGCTCGGAAATATCCAGCAAGGTTTATTGGGCGGAACCGGCGACAACGGCGGGTTTGCCTCGGCTTTGATGGAACAGTTGGGACTGTTGCAGAGCGGCGCCAGTCCGGATATGTCCGCCATTCAATCCCTGATGGATGACGCCGGGGTCAAGGGTGATTTGCAAAACTTTGCCGCTTTTTTCGGAAAAAATCTGCCGGTGGCAAGCAAGTCGGCTGGGGACATTGATCTGGAAGATACTCTGAAAACCTTGGCGGAGGTCTTGCAACAGCTCCAGCAGCTGGAGGCCGATCCAAATTCAGTCGGTTCGCCCGCGATTGCCACAACGGAGCAAACTATCCCTCCGACGGATTTGCAGCAAGAGGCGCTGGACCAGGAGGCGCTCGCTAACAATCCGCCTCCCATGCCGATTAGCGTGCCTGCAGAGGTTAGTGATGATGCGGAACCGGTTGCCGGTGACGCTGATATTGCTGGTATGTTGGCGGATGTCAAAAAACCGGCACCTTTGTCCGTTCAAGATACCAAAACGCAAAACGCTACTGATGCTGTAGCCGGAAAACCGGATGAATTGGGCGTGGAATTCGATCGCAGCATTAGTGCCATGATGTCGAAGCAGGGAGAAAGTGGGCAGTCTCAGCAGGAAAAACCCGCTTTGGATTTAAAAACAGACCCCAAGTTAGGTCAACTTGAAAACGCACCGGATAATCAGGAAGTTAAAGCGTCGCCGACCGCTGTCGCCGGTGATATCGCCAGAATGAACGCTACGGTGCGTAGCGAATCGACCGCGCCGTTACCCAGTAATCAACCTGCCATGCAAAAGCCTTTCGGCGATTCGGCCTGGAATCAGGAATTGGGTGATAAGTTGATTTGGATGCATAAGCAAGATATGCCTTCCGTGCAACTGCGTTTAAATCCGGAACACCTGGGGCCGATCGTCGTCAAAATCGACGTCAACCACGACCAAGCGACTGTGGCATTTACCGCGCAACATATGGCGGTTAAGGATGCGATTGAAGCCGCCATTCCGAAATTGCGGGAAATGTTGGGCGGGCAGCAGCTGAATTTGGTGGATGTGAATGTTTCCCAGCAACAGGCGGATCAAAGACAGAGCAGCCGCGAATTTTTCCAAATGGCCGGCGGCCAGAATCAGCGCGGGGGAGCCGACGGCGATTTACTGACCAACGGCGTGGTGAACGAATCTCAGGATATTGTTGACGAGATCGAAGCGGGCAGGGCGATTGCCACGAACGGCTTATTAAGTCTGTTTGCCTGA
- the fliJ gene encoding flagellar export protein FliJ, producing the protein MKRSQRLQSIVELHALQEKEALQVMGRCQQQLQEQQTQLEHLKVYRQEYLAKLADRQQQGMNVSQLLEFRAFADKLDKAIEGQQKAVQLQEKAFHQAQSKWEESHQRTKSLEKLSEMALAEEVKLENKREQNDQDARAARSSRKDGANSA; encoded by the coding sequence ATGAAACGATCGCAACGGCTGCAAAGCATAGTTGAATTACATGCGTTGCAAGAGAAAGAGGCCTTGCAGGTCATGGGGCGTTGCCAGCAGCAATTGCAAGAGCAGCAAACACAACTTGAGCATTTAAAGGTCTATCGGCAGGAATATCTGGCGAAGCTGGCCGACCGGCAACAGCAGGGTATGAATGTTAGTCAATTGTTAGAGTTCCGCGCCTTTGCCGACAAGTTGGACAAGGCCATAGAAGGGCAGCAAAAAGCGGTGCAGTTGCAGGAAAAAGCGTTTCACCAGGCCCAGAGTAAATGGGAAGAAAGTCATCAGCGTACCAAAAGTTTGGAAAAACTCAGCGAAATGGCATTGGCGGAAGAAGTGAAATTGGAGAACAAGCGTGAGCAAAACGATCAAGACGCCCGCGCGGCACGCTCATCCAGAAAGGATGGCGCGAATAGTGCTTAG
- the fliI gene encoding flagellar protein export ATPase FliI, giving the protein MIPAADRNAIWLERLKPYRERLKEPPELVVEGKLSRMVGLTLEAEGCRAAIGSLCQVITKSGKSIGAEVVGFSGGRLFLMPTGDTQGLDPGCRVVPQGKNSLASVGFGLLGRVIDGAGKPLDSKGPLETDAKISLAGTTINPLARKPIREALDVGVRAINSVLSVGRGQRMGLFAGTGVGKSVLLGMMTKFTTADVVVVGLIGERGREVNEFVLKILGEEGLRRAVVVASPADDSPLMRVHGALRATCIAEYFRDQGLDVLLLMDSLTRYAQAYREIALAIDEPPATKGYPPSVFAKLPQLVERAGNGDVGGGSITAFYTVLAEGDDTNDPIADAARGVLDGHVVLSRALGESGHYPAIDIEASISRVMPDIVEAEHLQMARELRRLYSTYQQNRDLISVGAYRSGSDPRIDKAIAKNPAILEFLQQNMDEAVDMSRSLTELTQLLAEG; this is encoded by the coding sequence ATGATACCGGCGGCTGATCGTAACGCCATTTGGCTGGAGCGTCTGAAACCTTACCGGGAGCGTTTAAAAGAGCCGCCGGAGTTGGTGGTCGAAGGTAAATTATCCCGCATGGTGGGTTTGACGCTGGAAGCGGAAGGCTGTAGGGCGGCCATTGGTTCTTTGTGTCAGGTAATCACCAAAAGCGGTAAAAGCATAGGCGCGGAAGTGGTTGGCTTTTCCGGCGGCCGCTTGTTTTTAATGCCTACCGGCGATACGCAAGGCTTGGATCCGGGGTGCCGGGTGGTGCCTCAGGGAAAAAACAGTTTGGCTAGCGTGGGTTTCGGCTTGTTGGGCAGGGTGATCGACGGAGCCGGCAAACCGCTGGACAGTAAAGGGCCGTTGGAGACCGACGCTAAAATCTCTTTGGCGGGTACCACCATTAATCCATTAGCCAGAAAACCGATTCGCGAAGCCCTGGATGTGGGCGTTAGGGCGATCAATTCCGTACTGAGCGTCGGACGCGGGCAGCGCATGGGCTTGTTTGCCGGTACCGGGGTGGGCAAGAGCGTGTTGTTGGGGATGATGACTAAATTCACCACGGCCGATGTGGTGGTGGTGGGCTTGATCGGCGAGCGGGGGCGGGAGGTCAACGAGTTTGTCTTAAAGATATTAGGTGAAGAAGGCTTAAGGCGTGCGGTGGTGGTGGCTTCGCCGGCGGACGATTCGCCGTTGATGCGGGTGCATGGTGCGTTGCGCGCCACCTGTATCGCCGAATATTTTCGCGATCAGGGTTTGGATGTGCTGCTGTTGATGGATTCATTGACCCGTTACGCGCAGGCTTATCGGGAAATTGCCCTGGCTATCGACGAGCCGCCCGCCACCAAGGGTTATCCGCCTTCGGTATTCGCCAAGTTGCCCCAACTCGTAGAGAGGGCTGGCAATGGCGACGTCGGCGGCGGCTCGATTACGGCTTTTTACACCGTACTGGCCGAAGGCGACGATACCAACGATCCGATTGCCGATGCGGCGCGCGGGGTGCTGGATGGGCACGTGGTATTGTCCAGGGCCTTGGGCGAGTCGGGCCATTATCCCGCCATCGATATCGAGGCGTCTATCAGCCGGGTCATGCCGGATATTGTCGAAGCCGAACATTTGCAAATGGCGCGCGAATTACGCCGTTTATATTCGACCTACCAGCAAAATAGAGATCTGATCAGTGTGGGGGCGTATCGAAGCGGTTCCGATCCGCGTATCGACAAGGCGATTGCCAAAAACCCGGCCATACTGGAATTTTTACAGCAAAATATGGATGAGGCGGTGGATATGAGTCGTAGCCTGACCGAATTAACGCAACTATTGGCCGAGGGATGA